Genomic window (Campylobacter sp. RM16704):
AAAATTACCAAAGGAACCAAAGGCATTAGAGCATAAAGTATATTTACTTTCTCTATATTGTCTTCTTCTTTTTTATTTTGGTTTGCCACCTCAAAAACTTTACCTTTTTGATAATCTTTAAAAATCAAAGCCATAACCACCAAAGAAATCATTACAATAACTCCTGCAGTTAATGCATTTGGAGTTTGAACTAAAATAATTTCTTGTATATTCTTTCCGGAAATTTCAGAAATTAAAGCTGTATGTGAAACTCCTGGACTTAGTATACCTCCCATTGTTCCACAAAGAACTGCAGATGCTGCCATAGCAGGATGAATTCCTGAAGCCATTAATAGCGGTATTAAAGTGGCACCAACTGCAGCAGAACATCCAGCAGCTGAAGGTATAGCTATAGCAATAAAAAAAGTTACCATAAATGCAAGCGGAATTAAAAAAAATCCTACATTTTTTAAAGGAGTGGTTAAAAATTTCACTAAATGCTTATCGCATTTTGTCACTTTCATCACAAAAGCAAAACCCATACTAGCACATATAGCTTTAATTAAAGCAGGCTGTATCATAGAATGCGTAAAAGCACTTAAAGCTTCAATAGGCTTAAATGCAATTAAACACAAAACAAAACCAACACCAATTAGTGCTGTTTTTGTTTCAACTTTTTTTATCAGTAAATACACTACTGCTATAGTACCTAATATCGCAACTAAAAGATAAAAGCTTTGCATATTTTCTCCTTTTATAT
Coding sequences:
- the dcuC gene encoding C4-dicarboxylate transporter DcuC, coding for MQSFYLLVAILGTIAVVYLLIKKVETKTALIGVGFVLCLIAFKPIEALSAFTHSMIQPALIKAICASMGFAFVMKVTKCDKHLVKFLTTPLKNVGFFLIPLAFMVTFFIAIAIPSAAGCSAAVGATLIPLLMASGIHPAMAASAVLCGTMGGILSPGVSHTALISEISGKNIQEIILVQTPNALTAGVIVMISLVVMALIFKDYQKGKVFEVANQNKKEEDNIEKVNILYALMPLVPLVILIIGASPLHSYEFLAWTKKVGVAEAMLLGAIVAIVATWTKPDVICKEFFNGMGKSYAEIIGIIIAASVFVAGLKACGVIDIIIEWLKNEQHYVRFGGTFIPFLMATVTGSGDAAAMAFNKAVTIHAQDLGFDQVKLGTAVAMSAVLGRYLSPILGACIIVSAIAGVSPLEIVKRTALGCVISVIVIAFVLL